A window of Pedococcus badiiscoriae genomic DNA:
TCGCGGTAGTCGCTGTGGCGCACCTCCGCCAGGTCCTGCAGACCCTCACGACGGATCGCCTCCTGCCCCCAGGCCGCCTGCTCGGCCGAGAGGGTCGCCCCGATGACCCGGACCCCGCGCCGAGCGGCATACCGGACCATGCCCGCCCAGCCACACCCGATGTCGAGGAGCCGGTCGCCCTCCTTGAGCCGCAGCTTCTCGAAGACGAGGCGGTACTTGTTCTCCTGGGCCTCCTCGAGGGTCGCGCCGTCGTGCGGGTAGCAGGCGCACGTGTAGGTCATCGACGGGCCGAGGACGTACTCGTAGAACGCGTTGGACACGTCGTAGTGGTGGTGGATCGCCTCCGCATCGCGGACCTTGCTGTGCCGCAGCCCTTCCGCGACGCGACGCCACCGGGGCAGCGCCTCCTGCGGCGGGGGCGGCGGCGGCTTGAGCAGGTCGATGCCGAGCGAACGCGCAATGGCGGCAGCAGTCCTGGGCGCGGGCATCTTGAAGTGCAGGTCACCCATCGCGGTGAGCAGCTCGTAAGGATCTCCGGGGTGGACCCCCACGAGGTCCAGGTCTCCCGAGACGTAGGCACGGGCCATGCCGAGGTCGCCCGGGGCCGTCGCGAGGTAGCTCGCCCCCCGGGGCGTCTTGAGGTTGAGGCCGTACGGCGCGTCTTCCGGCCCCGTGGCCGACCCGTCGAAGGCAGTGAAGCGCAACGCCAGCTCGTCGGGAGACACCGCCTCGAAGATCTCGGCCATCGAGAGTCGTGCAGGGGTCTGCGGACCGTGCTGGGAGTCGGGCCGGTTCGTCCTGAGGATCGTCACTTGCGTTGCACCGCCTTGGAATAGAGATCGAGCAGTCGTGAGTCGGGGTCGTACCGTCGTTTCAGCTCGGCATACGTGTCGCCGCCATAGAGCCTCCAGAACTGGGCCTGGTCGTAGTAGGCGTCGGAGTACAGGGACTTGTGGCCGTCGAGCGAGGTCACCTTCTCCTCGATGAGGCGGTTGGCCGCACCGTCGGGCGCGTCCGGAGCCCGCGGGACGCTGGACCAGAAGCCGACGTTGACGTAGGTCTCGCCCGCGCGCAGCGGGTAGAGCGGCCAGGAGCCCTCGCTGCGCACCGGGCACAGCCAGATCGGTTCGATCGGGATCTCCCGCAGGAACCAGTGGACGAACTCGGCCGTCCGCGCCAGGGGCACCTCGATGTCCTGGACCACCCGCTCGCGGGGTGGCTGACCCTTGCGGGCCTCGATCCGGTCGGCGATCGAGTAGCGGTGGTCGAGCGCGATGAGCTTCCAGTAGAACGAGCTGCGGCGGTAGCGGCGCGGCCAGAGTCGGCGCAGGCGAGGGTCCTGGGCCCCGAATGCGCGGCTGCACCAGAACCAGTCCGTGTCCCACCGCCAGAGGTAGTCGTGGATGGTGAGGCGGTCGACCTTCGGCAGCGGTGAGTCGTGCTGGATGGAGCGGTAGTAGATCTGCTGGCCGGTGTAGTCGCTGACCGGGCCGGGCTCCGCGGTCTTGGTGCCGAGGGTGAGGTAGCACTCGGTGGCCGAGAAGACCACCCCGTCGAGGTAGTCGACCGCCACCCCGGCGTGCTCGCCCGTCTCGCTGATCGCACCGAGGGCCTCGACGAGCGAGTCCACGTCGTGGAAGCGCAGGTGCCGCAGGGCCACGAACGGCTCGACGGGCTCCAGGGCGATCCGCAGGCGGGTCGCGTAGCCGAGCGTGCCGTAGGAGTTCGGGAAACCGTGGAACAGATCTGCGTGCTCGCCCTCCGGCCGCGC
This region includes:
- a CDS encoding class I SAM-dependent methyltransferase, with amino-acid sequence MTILRTNRPDSQHGPQTPARLSMAEIFEAVSPDELALRFTAFDGSATGPEDAPYGLNLKTPRGASYLATAPGDLGMARAYVSGDLDLVGVHPGDPYELLTAMGDLHFKMPAPRTAAAIARSLGIDLLKPPPPPPQEALPRWRRVAEGLRHSKVRDAEAIHHHYDVSNAFYEYVLGPSMTYTCACYPHDGATLEEAQENKYRLVFEKLRLKEGDRLLDIGCGWAGMVRYAARRGVRVIGATLSAEQAAWGQEAIRREGLQDLAEVRHSDYRDVVETGFDAVSSIGLTEHIGVRNYPAYFGFIKDRLRTGGLLLNHSITRPVNRRMPTGAFIDRYVFPDGELTGSGTIITAAQNAGLEVRHEENLREHYVRTLAGWCANLRDNWDACVDEVGEATARVWGLYMAGSRIGFERNSIELHQVLAVKLDERGGAGLPLRPWWNG
- a CDS encoding FAD-binding protein, with amino-acid sequence MLGQLETGTHEHAVRRLAESYRAIPADAPVRLAKKTSNLFRARAASQAPGLDVSGLGGVIEVDVQARTADVQGMCTYEHLVDATLPHGLAPLVVPQLKTITLGGAVTGLGIESTSFRNGLPHESVLEMDILTGSGEIVTARPEGEHADLFHGFPNSYGTLGYATRLRIALEPVEPFVALRHLRFHDVDSLVEALGAISETGEHAGVAVDYLDGVVFSATECYLTLGTKTAEPGPVSDYTGQQIYYRSIQHDSPLPKVDRLTIHDYLWRWDTDWFWCSRAFGAQDPRLRRLWPRRYRRSSFYWKLIALDHRYSIADRIEARKGQPPRERVVQDIEVPLARTAEFVHWFLREIPIEPIWLCPVRSEGSWPLYPLRAGETYVNVGFWSSVPRAPDAPDGAANRLIEEKVTSLDGHKSLYSDAYYDQAQFWRLYGGDTYAELKRRYDPDSRLLDLYSKAVQRK